One Vicia villosa cultivar HV-30 ecotype Madison, WI linkage group LG5, Vvil1.0, whole genome shotgun sequence genomic window, tgtttggcacaacaattagttggaaagccaCACTTCAAAAAGTTGTTgctttatcaaccactgaagcagagtatattgCCATAACTGAAGCTgcgaaagaagcattgtggcttgaaggttttgcgaaggagctgaaacttcaaggtcgaggtatcactgttaaatgtgatagtcagagtgcaaCACACCTGTCGAAAAagtcagcctatcatgagcgaactaagcacattgatgtgaggctgcatttcgtcagaggagtaatcgagcgtggagaagtccaagtgctgaaggtttcagctgaagacaatgctgctgatatgatcaccaagacattgccgagttgcaagtttttccactgtatgcagttgataaagctgcatgaagaaagctagtttgttcccttgacgttgtagagttaggtccaaggtggagatttgtgagatattggatcgaactctagtatggtcgaagggtagcttcttggttcgacaattcgacaaggttaagcatgacgtcgaaggttgctcacatgctggtgtcgaagtgtgcatgctgtagtcgaagatgggtcgagcatgcaggtgtcgaagatgctagggttgttagcatgttaaattaggttttagtgtttaaaccttaatttgttaagttagcttgttattaagttggcttgtgtaatgggtcttgttgaaaaagcccattagttagtatgttaggttttaatataaatagcatactagtctctcattattgtcaagctgcaaatcctaatttagggtgagagaggttatttgttattcttgtaaacttgtaatcttgttttaagagaaagtaaaagaatagcagttataaccaattcttgtgttcttcttctcctctataattccctattatactttgttattggtatcgtttttcacaacacttactaataaaaaataaataagaactAAAATATATGAATGCGGTTCGGTTCAGTttagattgattttgaaaaattaatctaaaatctGATCTGATATGAACGATTTTTATAAAAGAGAATTCAAACACATTAAAACTATTTGATTATTTGTTTTTGCGATTTTTCAGTTTATTTGAACtaatttgtagtttttttttttaaaatcagttTGGATTTGACCACTCACAGAAGGAAGTGTCTATGAAGAAAGATGTTGCTGTAAGTTTCTTGACTGacccaaataagaaaatattaacACTTAGACTCATATATGTTCTGATGTATAAGTAAATGGGAGGGAAATATATGTGTGGAATTGACTGAGATTTCCCCATTCGTGGAACTAAAGTTTGAAGGTTTTACTATGGGATAGACAATCCTCAAAACCGCTTCAAGTAAAATGATCAGACATGAGAAATCATATTTTGACAATCAACATGTTTTTATATCATTTACATTTGACACTTTTGACCTCCTAACACGAGAGACGTTGAATCTTTTATAAAAAGACAAGAGGTTCATGCATAACAATATTTTGTCTTCTAGAATTATGATGAAcgtaattttgaagaaaattgattttacatccaaaaataaaatcataattctATTTTTGTGtgttccttattattttaatgaatttttttatattctaaaaaatatttaaatatttaattaatctcAAAATTCAAATACTTTGGAATGTTATTTTTCTATGTGATGGAATTGTTTTGATAACTTAGCTATATAATTCATCACAATTTAAAGTGCCAAAACCTACATAAACTTGTCTCTAGAGCACTTAGATTGGATCCATATGCATACCAAATGTTAAGGACGAGACTGTGGTTCTCGATTCTCCACGCCTGTTAGAACGAAAAAGGTGGAAAAAGGAGGCAATTAACATACAAAGTATAGAATTATGTTAATTTTCTGTATATTATTAGTAACTATCAAgtataatcaaattaaatatatttcaaatcaatttcttaTTTGTTTGCATTATTAGATACGACGATGAAGGGTCAAGAATAAAAGATACGATAATGAAGTAAATATTTGCAACATAGTGAGTTCTCAGCGATAGCGATTTGATTTAGCAAGTGGCAAGACCACAAACATTACATATGTACAAGACATGTcctttacaaaaataaaaaagaaatttctttggccacctcccaacctgatttcggaagttcatttctgaaatgcaagaaaaaggcgttttcggaagttcatctccgaaaacgccttttttttgaaaaaaattgtcttgtttcggaagttcatttccgaaaacagcatttcggaaatgaacttccgaaataatgcgcgttttgcagattaagcaaaccagcccccctccccctaatcatttaccctaatcatcatcaaacacttccaaAGGAGAAATCTCTGCAAAAaatctgcaaaagcaagtgtgaagtagccaaactcttcttccaaactcaaccaaactcatcatcaaacactaattggtaagtttatcattgttttttcaagttttagatctatttgattaaactatattagggtgtttagaaactgaaaaaatcacattaagataggttagtactgatattaggatgtttagtaggcataaaaatggttttggtttaggtttatggggtctgccattggaggttggattgaagctctgcgcaggggtatttcggaagttcatttccgaaaacacctccatcccagttttcggaaatgaacttccgaactgtatcagaagtgcatttttttttgtttttttattttgtctcgcatattaatcgatttcgattgtttacaggaacatgtcagaccagccagcacgcatcagacaggggagagagtcccagactgcgtcggctagacgcgagcgggcggcggcgcagctggcgtcgacccagggacgggggcagggacggggacgccgtgtgcgagttcccgtggacgtgggagagggtacatctgcttcgggatctaggagtcggctggctcaaGTATCTTCTtgccgccagcgagaggaggaggaggaggaggaggaggtgcaagtgccataccacgagccggagggtgtaccggatgttgaccctccagccggggaggaggatggctatccgggagggccctttgacacttccgtgctgattcactaccacgatcacgtcgctcggcggatctgggagggagaggtatttttttaatttaaccgtttatttgtcaccattttttataatctaacagtttatttgtcgcttatttaatatatgtccgcttatttaatatttgccgcttatttgtttttttttttgtaacaggagagagagccactgaaaatggtgaaccacgcccgcaagattttcggtctgtttaaaccagcagctcagtggtttaacgaccatgtgcgaggttcagggctttgcgggctctgcatgacgggttacaccaccatcagcaccggcatgcagggggcatttgtggagcgctgacacaaagagacgtcttctttccacttgccggttggggagatgacgatcaccttgcatgatgtgcagtgtcttctccacctgcccatcagggggccgctgttgacccactcccggatccagagggtagaggccattgagtggatggggCTCTATTTAggcatggagcccgaagttgctgagtttgagtgcgccacgacatctggccctcatatccggttcaccacttTGAGCCagtattttgagcaccacctgtaCGCGGAGGCTGAGACTGAGGCTGAGGGTGACGAGCtgttcacacagtatcaccgcggttgcgctcttcggtgctggtacatgcatgtggtaggcgctgcatgctttgtggataagagtgccaggtacgtcgacgtgacctacctccgctacttcatggacctggataccgttcaccagtggaactggggggcagctactctggcatatctctaccagaagctgaatgaggcctccaactagaggacgaggcagctggtcggatcctgcacactgcttacggtacgttttatcttaacacattatcgtatttatttatttatttatgtttcgcatttatttttaatacattattgtgtttgtgtttcagagctggatcatctcctacttctcccgcatccacggcttccgctACGATCCTGACTATGTGAAggtcatgcccagggccgccagatacgctctccagagggggaacgatgcggtgggaccataccgcttgtacctggaccgcacgatgcacgacgacgtcacctggaggccgttcgccgactatgctcagattgtccccttcgacggggttgctctatattcaggctggttggcatgcgggaccggcatcatggtccggtatctcccggagcggtgcatgcgttagtttgggttcgtgcagatgataccgaggtcacccttcgaggctgctcctgacacagtgaccagagtgcagctcattgccatatgggaggactggcagcatcatgtggtaccggaggagtatcgtcgcttgcgggtcacccaggactggcacagtgtggagggatacgtcacatggttctaccgggtgtctcatcctctcttgagacccgacgttcccggcgctcctaggccagcacacgaggagatcctggagaaccggcaggcggaggatgaccacgccattgatctccttccgatctgccagcggatagcgatgcttgggcgggacgccttggatcggggtgtcgttcttcagggcggtccagatgcagtcgccgtgatggacaCGATCGTCACTGAtgtgggccgtgcggcggggtacaggcggcagaggagggcccagggtgagagggttaggcacacccagtaatgatggggtttatttattttttgattttggattgtatatttagcacactatttttatttatttcggtttgtatataatattttcatattagtattttttttgtttatttatcattttagtattttcagtctatctattgtttattttatttgccggtgacatttaattaaaatgcggttgcgtttaattaaaatgcgagactatttaagaaaaaaaaaacacagtttctgcataattcggaaatgaacttccgaattcacccatgaggtgttttcggaagtgcatctccgaagaaaccccccatgaggtgttttcggagatgaacttccgaattatggaaattttttttaaaaaaaagcgcttcagaagttcattttcgaagtaGGGGTAGTTTGGGCTTTTCGCtaggggtgaccccccataggaggtgggtaaagaaaaaaccaataaaaatataaGGGGTGTCTTGTATCTCTAAATGCATcattataaattttcaaaaaatagtTTGAATATGCATGTCTGAAAATACTCTAAAGACGTGTTGGATCTGCGTTTCTAAAAACATGACTCGACATAATGGTTGgaagaaacaaaattatttttgactttttttgaaaaaaattaatattggtTTGATCTATAATTTAGTTAAACCATTAATAAACACGCAAacgaaaaacaataaagaaatcACAATGAAGTCACGCGACTCCTCGGAGCAGAGCTAAATGCTCCTGCCAGGTGTTGACGCACGAGTAAGGCAACTCCTTGGAGCAGAACTAAATGCTCCTGCCACTTTCTCTCTCCCGCGGAGGATGACCTCATCCTTGTGTCCTTCTAGACTGTCCAGCTCTCTTACGCCGAGCAGATGCTGTCTAGCTTGGCCTGCCAAGTGCCAAAGTCTCAGTCTAGGATTCTTAgccatttttctggaaaaaaacattaattaaagGGAAGTCATGGaacaaatatgaagaaaaaaacagTCAGGCAACATTACGGATGGGCTTATTTGAAAATTACTCAAAGGTGATTTCAAATATGTACATACGAAAACTCCTGCAAACAACCATGGATGAACAAGTTCTTGTTCTTTCCCTAAATGCCCCAATAAACTTTAAATAATGACCCAAACAGTCTCATTTCCCAAATCAAACTTCTATCTAATGATTTTAAGTGATAATAAATTACCTATTACATACACGCAATGTACAATAAATGATTTGGAGAAACTTACTCAAATTTAGAGCTTTTGGAAACTTGTTGACATGAAAAGAAACACTTGCTTCAATAACACTCACTTCTTCAAACTCTCGGAAGCACTTGCTTCGGTAACTTGCTGAAAGATGGGATATGAAGAATTTGAGTGTTTGTGTGAATAGAAAGAGTAGAAAGCATAGAAGAAGGAGGAGTTATGTCGGTGCCAAATACATACTTAAAATCagctcggagatgcatcttcgaaaaaccCTAACCTTAAATTATAGGGTTGATTCGAAGATGCACATGTGAAATCTCCCTTATCTCGACAAAAAAGTCATTTCGGAGATTCATATCCGAAAACCCCTATAAATATATGTGATGTGGTGAATTCGGATATACATATCTAAATATTAGgagtattttgaaattttcgcCAAAAACCTCTAAGAAAACATAAAGGTGTATTAAGTATTTTCCAAAATACATTTCGTCGACGTGTTTTTATTTGGTTGCGATAGGCAGGCTAAGCCCAAATCAATAAACAAAACTTAATCAATGCTATTAGAGTCGCTatgtaaaactaattttttttaatataaaacccATATACGCCATCTTGTTGGATCATAATtgtaacaaatttattatttttctcattaaaaaaTCTCTCATTCTATATAAACTTATGTTTCACCGCTAGAGTACATAGTATAGTATAAGGTTAGGGTGATTTAAGCAATTGATAGGGTGATTTAAGCAATTGATAGGGtgatttaaaaatgaataaaaaaaattgaaaaatgacaaaaaaaaaccaaaatctcGGTCGTAATTGTTTGGCCATCGTATCTCTGTGTGAGGTGTGAAGTGAGTCAGAGATGGAGAAAGGTTCAGCAGCGAGTTCGGCGATTGAAGAGAGAAATGTAAGAAACAAAATTCATATTCCTGATGATCTTGCAATTTCCATTCTATCAAAATTACCTGTTAAATCCTTGAAGCGTTTTCAATGTGTACGCAAATCATGGTCACTCATGTTTGAAAACCCTATTTTTATGAACATGCTCCGCAATCATTTTTCATCTAATAACCATTCTCATTATAGTCATACATTTCTCTTCCTAACTGCGGTTGATCCGCCTCTTTCGCATGGCGGCGCGTTCTATTTGCTCTCGTCCGACGGCGACAAGTTTGAGAATATAATCAAATTTGATTTGCCACCTCCATTGCAAGATGATGACACTTCACTTTATATTTTAGGTTCAGTTTGTATTAACGGTATTATATGCATCGGCCAAAAGACTAGTAAAGGACCGGTAAATTCTTTTCGTGCTGTATTATGGAATCCGGCTACCTCCGATTTTCTTGTTATTCCTTCTAGTCCTGATGAGAATGTACTCCCATATCGGGATCCGTATTTTGAATTTAATGGATTTGGTTATGATCATATCAGAGACGACTATAAGTTGATTCGATATGTATCTTTTTTTCCTGTAACCGACGAAGATGAAGATATGCCGTTGGAAGATAAATCCTATGAACCCGTGTTGGAGATATATAGTTTTAGAAGTAACTCTTGGAGGATACTCGAGATCGATATGCTTGATAATATTCGTGATTTTTCTTATGGTCAACCGTGGACAGGAGTCTACTTGGATGGAGTTTGTCATTGGTTGGGTACTAGAGGTATATATGGGAATGAAGGTTGTTTGGTGTCATTTGATTTGAGCAATGAGGTGTTGATTATGACACCTATATTAGACATGGATGAAACCTGTGATTTGATATATATAGACAGACACTTAGTGGTGTTAAACGAGTCGGTTGCTTTGATCTCAAATTGTTTTAAATCTACTACTTTTCACATTTCAATTTTGGGTGAACTCGGCGTTAAGGAATCATGGATCAAACTCTTTATTGTTGGGCCCATACCTTTTACTGAATACCCCGTTGGAGTTGGGAAGAAGGGTCACATTTGCTTCAAACAAGAAAACAATGAACTAGTCTGGCTTGATTTAAACACCCAGGTAACATCAAAGATTGGTGTTAAGGGAGTGATATATGGTTCTCAGATAGGAGTTTATAAGGAAAACCCTTCTTTCAACTGGAGGATTTCAtagttagttgttttcttgtttaTGACTGTGGTCATTTGGATTTCCAGCATGTATGCCTACTGGCTTCTCAACTGTACACtccataattattattattaagcatatgaaaaattatgaagcc contains:
- the LOC131601714 gene encoding F-box/kelch-repeat protein At3g06240-like, with protein sequence MEKGSAASSAIEERNVRNKIHIPDDLAISILSKLPVKSLKRFQCVRKSWSLMFENPIFMNMLRNHFSSNNHSHYSHTFLFLTAVDPPLSHGGAFYLLSSDGDKFENIIKFDLPPPLQDDDTSLYILGSVCINGIICIGQKTSKGPVNSFRAVLWNPATSDFLVIPSSPDENVLPYRDPYFEFNGFGYDHIRDDYKLIRYVSFFPVTDEDEDMPLEDKSYEPVLEIYSFRSNSWRILEIDMLDNIRDFSYGQPWTGVYLDGVCHWLGTRGIYGNEGCLVSFDLSNEVLIMTPILDMDETCDLIYIDRHLVVLNESVALISNCFKSTTFHISILGELGVKESWIKLFIVGPIPFTEYPVGVGKKGHICFKQENNELVWLDLNTQVTSKIGVKGVIYGSQIGVYKENPSFNWRIS